The genome window ATAATTCCCCGTCATCCACCACCGTCGCCCGATCAGGCTCTTCCAGCAGCAAATGAATATGATTCGTCATCAGCGCATACGTCAACACACGCACCCCCGTAAACCCCTCAACACGGCGAATAAGCAAACGCATATGCTCCTTCTCCGCTTCGCCCAGCAACATCTGACGCCCCACCACCCGCGTCATACAATGATAGTACGCCAACTCATCCCGTTTTATTCTTGGTCTTCTCATGCCGTCCATTATCGCTCTCAACATCTCATCGTCAACAAAAAAACTATTAAATTCCTGTCACTATACGGACGGACGGGGGGGGAGGTCCCGGAGCTGTCTGTATGTTGATGAATGGTTTCCCTACTTACTTATCATTTGCGCTAACAAATAAATAAATGGTGAATTCCAATAGATTGTAATTTCATTTGCTGAATAACTTTGGACATTATCAACGTAGCACTTAGCCGGTGGTGCATCTTTGAGTAATTGTTTCGTGCATGGATCATGCAACCCGCAATCCGGTCCACCGATCAGCATGCCAGGCATAGCCTTTCCAACCACACAAGACATTCTGTGATGCGGGTTTTCCGGTGATACGGTTCCAAATCCGCTCACGTAGCAAATGGACATGGGATTTACTCCCAACAGATAATGAAAATGCGCGGTTGCGGCGTCTAAATATTCAGCGTTAGGATTCAGTGCATTCGCTAACAGCATGTGTCTTGCGTAATTACATACGGCCATATTGCTACCCCACATGTAGTCATCTCCCAGTGAAATGCCATAGCCATCCGTCTTTGATAAGGCTAAATATTCATCCGCCTTGTTAATCACTGCTTCTTTTATTTTTTCAACAACCCCGTCAGACAGCACGCCCTCTGGAAGATTCAAACAGGCAATATTGGCATACATGCCAACATCTGCCCATCCAAATCCTTGATAGGAGTTTTGGCCAAGCTGCTGCTTAATATAATCAGCATACTTTTGATCTTTTGACGTCGTTAGCAGTTCTGCTACGGCCCAGAATCTTTCATCTGCGTCTTCTGTATCGCCATATTCGCCCGTCACAATATCCGAAGGATTTGTGAATCCACCGGTATTCTCATGCTGCTCCAGATAAGCCCATGCCAATACTGCGGCCTGCAGACATCGTTCTGCAAAGACTGCATCGATATCCTTATAAATTCGAGCACTCTTTGCCATGACGGCTGCAAATGCACCCGTTGCAGTTGTTGAGATGGGTGATAAAATGAGCTCCTCTGTTTCATCTTCCGGAGGAATAAATCCAGGAAAGCTCTTGCATGTGACTTTATGATAGACCCCTCCAGAAGAAGGATCCTGCATTTTTAACATCCAATCCAATTCGTATTTCGCTTCATCTAAAATATCCGGGATACCGTTTCCGCTTTCAGGAATGCCACAGGCATCGCCTTTTTCCCCGGCAAACACATCGGGAAAATCTTCATAAGCTAAAAACAGATCGGCAACTGTTATTGCTCCGGGCCCGACATATCGACCGTAATCACCGGCATCATGCCATCCGCCCGTGACCTCTTTTGTTTCCTTCGTTCCATAAATGGTCGCCTCTGAAGTATGACATTCCCTGTGTGCAAAGGCACCCGCATATTCAGTATCCAACGCTTCTCCGCATCGCTGTAGATACAACATTTTAACAACAGATTTCATTAAAGCATCATATACCCCGTCTGAGATTACGAAGGGGTAAGAGGTTCCATCACCCCCTGAAACAATGG of Spartobacteria bacterium contains these proteins:
- a CDS encoding glycoside hydrolase → MKKMLRKKIGFLCCVLCASFLAGSQYLYAGANDAVPDGLDRENLLENGSFSSGAKGWDVFTTKCGDGSFAVVDGAGVLSIKDTGLVDYSVQLYYDGFELKECAVYRISFDIKSTLPRKGTVRIQLNGGDYRAYFEKQFEISPETGIFSFTFTMKGSSDRSPRFCFNLGTPRDEEDVEPHDIIIDNVILELVDDSNVVADKEEDKMLDINVNQLGYLVNDTKKAVLRGESVGDTFQVLDEAGVVVFEGPVTGPVKNKTADEINYYADFSDVTEAGTYTIVSGGDGTSYPFVISDGVYDALMKSVVKMLYLQRCGEALDTEYAGAFAHRECHTSEATIYGTKETKEVTGGWHDAGDYGRYVGPGAITVADLFLAYEDFPDVFAGEKGDACGIPESGNGIPDILDEAKYELDWMLKMQDPSSGGVYHKVTCKSFPGFIPPEDETEELILSPISTTATGAFAAVMAKSARIYKDIDAVFAERCLQAAVLAWAYLEQHENTGGFTNPSDIVTGEYGDTEDADERFWAVAELLTTSKDQKYADYIKQQLGQNSYQGFGWADVGMYANIACLNLPEGVLSDGVVEKIKEAVINKADEYLALSKTDGYGISLGDDYMWGSNMAVCNYARHMLLANALNPNAEYLDAATAHFHYLLGVNPMSICYVSGFGTVSPENPHHRMSCVVGKAMPGMLIGGPDCGLHDPCTKQLLKDAPPAKCYVDNVQSYSANEITIYWNSPFIYLLAQMISK